One genomic segment of Actinoplanes ianthinogenes includes these proteins:
- a CDS encoding inositol monophosphatase family protein: MDRDLFAARELVADLAVRAGRLQLERRDTLRMGAPKAHVNDVVSDVDIASERLIVDAIRAAWPDDAVQAEEGHGRSGASGWTWVVDPLDGTRNYVSRTGPWSVCIALYHQEQAVIAVVHDPAAGETFSAVAGAGALLNGEPISGSAGPPLEQALIGVSFQPNPATKERAGKVVRELLPRCGDIRRVPAALNLVYQAAGRLDGGLALDTNLWDIAAGALIAREAGVVLGGHGTDFSTELTIGAAAPLWPSLSELIRAVA, from the coding sequence ATGGATCGAGATCTCTTCGCGGCCCGTGAGCTCGTCGCCGACCTCGCGGTGCGGGCCGGCCGGTTGCAGCTGGAGCGGCGCGACACCCTGCGGATGGGCGCGCCCAAGGCGCACGTCAACGACGTGGTCTCCGACGTCGACATCGCCAGCGAGCGGCTCATCGTGGACGCGATCCGCGCGGCGTGGCCGGACGACGCGGTGCAGGCCGAGGAGGGGCACGGGCGGTCCGGGGCGAGCGGTTGGACCTGGGTCGTCGACCCGCTGGACGGCACCCGCAACTACGTCAGCCGGACCGGGCCGTGGTCGGTGTGCATCGCGCTCTACCACCAGGAGCAGGCCGTGATCGCCGTCGTGCACGACCCGGCGGCCGGCGAGACGTTCAGCGCGGTGGCGGGCGCCGGGGCGCTGCTCAACGGCGAGCCGATCTCCGGCTCGGCCGGGCCGCCGCTGGAGCAGGCCCTGATCGGGGTCAGCTTCCAGCCGAACCCGGCGACCAAGGAACGCGCCGGCAAGGTGGTCCGGGAGCTGCTCCCGAGGTGCGGGGACATCCGCCGGGTGCCCGCGGCGCTGAACCTGGTGTATCAGGCGGCCGGGCGCCTCGACGGCGGCCTGGCCCTGGACACGAACCTGTGGGACATCGCAGCCGGGGCGCTGATCGCCCGGGAGGCGGGCGTGGTCCTCGGCGGGCACGGGACGGACTTCTCCACGGAGCTCACCATCGGCGCCGCCGCGCCGCTGTGGCCGTCGCTGTCCGAGCTGATCCGCGCCGTCGCCTGA
- a CDS encoding LacI family DNA-binding transcriptional regulator translates to MNKQRPTLADVARVAGVSRATASRAINGEYGTSEESRERVRQVAARLGFEPNAVARALATGRGAAARRERIEILIVDPDPDAMSTKPFYGRVLTGAMRAVGGRDIALEVRQVAASPALGDDVPFGRLLVNVSGDAGAAYARQGRTIALGRSAPGITYVAPDNEGGGFQAAAHLVNTGRKRIGAVFGPQTPCAQERKAGFLRVMTGAARAVVSVDGDFTRTTAYAAAKELLAREPLLDAVFAACDVTAMGVLRALREAGRRVPEDVAVVGFDGSALAEAADLSSVYMPVEQEAESAVAHLLDPALPRPGRLPTSLTVRGSS, encoded by the coding sequence ATGAACAAGCAGCGTCCGACCCTGGCCGACGTGGCCCGGGTGGCCGGCGTCTCGCGGGCGACCGCGTCGCGGGCGATCAACGGTGAGTACGGCACCTCGGAGGAGTCCCGCGAGCGGGTGCGGCAGGTCGCGGCCCGCCTCGGCTTCGAGCCGAACGCGGTGGCCCGGGCGCTGGCCACGGGCCGGGGCGCTGCCGCGCGGCGGGAGCGGATCGAGATCCTCATCGTCGACCCGGATCCGGACGCGATGAGCACCAAGCCGTTCTACGGCCGGGTGCTGACCGGCGCGATGCGGGCGGTCGGCGGCCGCGACATCGCCCTGGAGGTGCGGCAGGTCGCCGCGTCGCCGGCGCTCGGCGACGACGTGCCGTTCGGCCGGCTGCTGGTCAACGTCTCGGGTGACGCCGGCGCCGCCTACGCGCGGCAGGGCCGGACGATCGCGCTGGGCCGCTCGGCGCCGGGCATCACCTACGTCGCGCCGGACAACGAGGGCGGCGGGTTCCAGGCCGCCGCGCACCTGGTCAACACCGGCCGCAAGCGGATCGGCGCGGTCTTCGGCCCGCAGACCCCGTGCGCCCAGGAGCGCAAGGCCGGATTCCTGCGGGTGATGACCGGCGCCGCCCGCGCCGTCGTCTCGGTCGACGGCGACTTCACCCGCACCACCGCCTACGCCGCCGCCAAGGAGCTGCTGGCCCGCGAGCCGCTGCTGGACGCGGTCTTCGCGGCCTGCGACGTCACCGCGATGGGCGTGCTCCGGGCACTGCGCGAGGCCGGCCGCCGGGTGCCGGAGGACGTCGCGGTGGTCGGTTTCGACGGCAGCGCCCTGGCCGAGGCGGCCGACCTGTCGTCGGTCTACATGCCGGTCGAGCAGGAGGCCGAGTCCGCGGTCGCCCACCTGCTGGATCCGGCGCTGCCCCGCCCCGGCCGCTTGCCGACGTCCCTCACGGTCCGCGGTTCCAGCTGA
- a CDS encoding PP2C family protein-serine/threonine phosphatase, producing MLAPMEAVRRLMDLRHRGRAEDLPRVLADAAPLLDADHATVLLVDYGQVALHPLRGTTLDRAVVLPLEDSLAGRAFTTAEPQWLGEDGGGLLWLPLLHGAERLGVLEFRLVHQPEAADQHDLEVIAALVAELIASRRFYGDAVEFTRRRLPMQLAAEIIWNQLPPLTFAVDGTTVTAVLEPCYDVGGDAFDYAANDDVLHVALFDTVGHGISASALTTLTLNTYRNARRSGLSLTDTCRSIDKWIRAQYPGAFVTALLAELDMATGAYRRISAGHPAELFLRDGQARQPLPSPNTLPLGLGHMLRRPPRVVERQLEPGDTLVLYTDGITEARDASGTLFGPERLSAFLLDALGQATPAPEVMRRLIQTIVSYEDGELRDDATAAMLRWRHPPHRPLIRW from the coding sequence ATGCTCGCGCCGATGGAGGCCGTTCGCCGGCTCATGGATCTGCGGCACCGTGGCCGGGCCGAGGACCTGCCGCGGGTGCTGGCCGACGCCGCGCCGCTGCTCGACGCCGACCACGCCACCGTGCTGCTCGTCGATTACGGGCAGGTGGCGCTGCATCCGCTGCGCGGCACCACCCTCGACCGGGCGGTCGTGCTGCCGCTGGAGGACTCGCTCGCCGGGCGGGCGTTCACCACCGCCGAGCCGCAGTGGCTCGGCGAGGACGGCGGCGGGCTGCTGTGGCTGCCGCTGCTGCACGGGGCGGAACGCCTCGGTGTCCTGGAGTTCCGGCTCGTCCACCAGCCGGAGGCCGCCGATCAGCACGACCTGGAGGTGATCGCGGCCCTGGTGGCGGAGCTGATCGCGAGCCGGCGGTTTTACGGCGACGCGGTCGAGTTCACCCGGCGGCGGCTGCCCATGCAGCTGGCCGCCGAGATCATCTGGAATCAGCTGCCGCCGCTCACCTTCGCGGTGGACGGGACCACGGTGACCGCGGTGCTGGAGCCGTGTTACGACGTCGGCGGGGACGCGTTCGATTACGCGGCCAACGACGACGTGCTGCACGTCGCGCTCTTCGACACGGTGGGCCATGGGATCAGCGCGAGCGCGCTCACCACGCTGACGCTCAACACGTACCGTAATGCCCGTCGATCGGGTTTGTCGCTGACCGACACCTGCCGCTCGATCGACAAGTGGATCCGGGCGCAGTATCCGGGGGCTTTCGTCACCGCGCTGCTGGCCGAGCTGGACATGGCGACCGGCGCCTATCGGCGGATCAGCGCCGGGCATCCGGCGGAGCTGTTCCTGCGCGACGGCCAGGCCCGGCAGCCGCTGCCCTCGCCGAACACCCTGCCGCTCGGCCTCGGGCACATGCTCCGGCGGCCGCCGCGGGTCGTCGAGCGGCAGCTGGAGCCGGGGGACACCCTGGTCCTTTACACCGACGGCATCACCGAGGCGCGGGACGCCTCCGGGACGCTGTTCGGCCCCGAGCGGCTCAGCGCGTTCCTGCTGGACGCGCTGGGCCAGGCGACGCCGGCTCCGGAGGTGATGCGGCGACTGATCCAGACGATCGTCTCCTACGAGGACGGTGAGCTGCGGGACGACGCCACCGCGGCCATGCTGCGGTGGCGTCATCCCCCTCACCGGCCACTCATCCGCTGGTGA
- a CDS encoding TipAS antibiotic-recognition domain-containing protein, translating into MSISTIAAEDADRYRRALADEQAASLAATAGWAHVDKDQVHRDWHDLYGEIAAAITAGAQPGDEAVQDLVARHHAVVSRFYSPSTDAYLGMALFYAEDEGMRTWHTSYHPRMVEFLGAAMRHFTDTRRPRG; encoded by the coding sequence ATGAGTATTTCCACGATCGCCGCCGAGGATGCCGACCGCTACCGCCGCGCGCTCGCCGACGAGCAGGCCGCCAGCCTCGCCGCGACCGCCGGCTGGGCGCACGTCGACAAGGACCAGGTCCACCGCGACTGGCACGACCTGTACGGCGAGATCGCCGCCGCCATCACCGCGGGCGCGCAGCCGGGCGACGAGGCGGTCCAGGACCTGGTCGCCCGGCACCACGCCGTCGTCAGCCGGTTCTACTCCCCCAGCACGGACGCCTACCTCGGGATGGCCCTGTTCTACGCCGAGGACGAGGGCATGCGCACCTGGCACACCTCCTACCACCCCCGGATGGTCGAGTTCCTCGGCGCGGCGATGCGGCACTTCACCGACACCCGCCGCCCGCGCGGGTGA
- a CDS encoding VOC family protein, with protein MTSYVSHTTVDCTDAYGLSRWWQLVLDYREDADDPNEPGHEECLIMSADGRHRLLFIEVPDAKQVKNRIHLDLRPADGDRDAEVTRLTSIGASVVSDLRKPDGTGWVVLADPEGNEFCVLRSEAELARG; from the coding sequence GTGACCTCTTACGTCTCCCACACGACCGTTGACTGCACCGACGCCTACGGCCTGTCCCGCTGGTGGCAGCTGGTCCTCGACTACCGCGAGGACGCGGACGACCCGAACGAGCCCGGCCACGAGGAATGCCTGATCATGTCGGCGGACGGGCGGCACCGGCTGCTGTTCATCGAGGTGCCGGACGCCAAGCAGGTGAAGAACCGGATCCACCTCGACCTGCGGCCCGCCGACGGCGATCGCGACGCCGAGGTGACCCGGCTGACCTCGATCGGCGCGAGCGTGGTGAGCGACCTGCGCAAACCGGACGGCACCGGCTGGGTCGTGCTCGCCGACCCGGAGGGCAACGAGTTCTGCGTGCTGCGCAGCGAGGCCGAGCTCGCCCGCGGGTAA
- a CDS encoding DJ-1/PfpI family protein — translation MTGTMTFGTGGMTRPAGTIVGMRIRRTLAVLFAGLFSATAVGVIHARGVVDAVYPAPRSLSVPAPAATTSGTRPTVAVLLGAAGANAADVLAPYETLAASGRYTVLTVAESHDPVPLTGGLEVVPDRTFADLGRADWIVVPAVQQTDTPRLRPAVDWLQRRYADGSKIMSVCAGAGLLARTGLLTGRPATSHWLAQYGLEREYPEVRWQRGTRYVDDGRIVTTAGVLSGVDGALRILEREHGAEVARQAAAAVRWTAYHPGGPAPIDAAHPGPADTVALLNLGFRRQVHAAVLLTPQVGEIELASVFRTYTEMSYTARLTPVSADGGPIRSRHGLTFLARAAAGGAGYDRLIVPGHQAAAGGVDPAWHPVYVHQRDEFPFEGTLRDLAATTDVPTAHWVAKSLEYRPGELSGTAFPWWPALLLTLAALAGGIGCVLLRAGLARRPRLRHWLRHLVEMLIAMVAGMVLLGPLWGGLTHGRPVAMALAMGFDMALGMAAWMAVRGHDRRMIGEMALVMVAPFVLLAPFVSGAALMTAGHTLMLVAMVALMLVRWRHYSQAPTWSPVFRRRTEQPVTSG, via the coding sequence ATGACCGGGACCATGACCTTCGGCACGGGCGGCATGACCCGGCCGGCCGGGACCATCGTCGGCATGCGAATCCGCCGCACCCTTGCCGTTCTGTTCGCCGGGCTGTTCTCGGCGACCGCCGTGGGCGTGATCCACGCACGTGGCGTGGTCGACGCGGTCTATCCGGCGCCACGCTCGCTGTCCGTGCCGGCCCCCGCGGCCACCACCTCCGGCACCCGGCCGACCGTCGCGGTGCTGCTCGGCGCGGCCGGGGCGAACGCCGCCGACGTGCTGGCGCCCTATGAGACGCTCGCCGCCTCGGGCCGTTACACCGTGCTCACGGTCGCCGAGAGCCACGACCCGGTGCCGCTGACCGGCGGCCTCGAGGTCGTCCCCGACCGCACCTTCGCCGACCTGGGCCGGGCCGACTGGATCGTGGTGCCGGCCGTGCAGCAGACGGACACGCCGCGGCTCCGGCCGGCGGTCGACTGGCTCCAGCGCCGCTACGCCGACGGCTCCAAGATCATGAGCGTCTGCGCGGGCGCCGGGCTGCTGGCCCGCACCGGGCTGCTCACCGGCCGTCCGGCGACCAGCCACTGGCTGGCTCAGTACGGCCTGGAGCGCGAGTATCCGGAGGTGCGCTGGCAGCGCGGCACCCGCTATGTCGACGACGGCCGGATCGTCACCACCGCCGGCGTGCTCTCCGGCGTGGACGGCGCGCTGCGCATCCTGGAGCGCGAGCACGGCGCGGAGGTGGCCCGGCAGGCCGCGGCCGCGGTGCGCTGGACGGCGTACCACCCTGGTGGCCCCGCGCCGATCGACGCCGCCCACCCCGGTCCCGCCGACACCGTCGCGCTGCTCAACCTGGGCTTCCGCCGGCAGGTGCACGCCGCGGTGCTGCTCACCCCGCAGGTCGGTGAGATCGAGCTGGCGTCGGTGTTCCGCACGTACACCGAGATGTCGTACACCGCCCGGCTCACCCCGGTCTCCGCCGACGGCGGGCCGATCCGCTCCCGGCACGGGCTCACGTTCCTGGCGCGCGCCGCGGCCGGCGGCGCCGGTTACGACCGGCTGATCGTGCCCGGCCACCAGGCGGCGGCCGGTGGCGTCGACCCGGCCTGGCACCCGGTCTACGTGCATCAGCGCGACGAGTTCCCGTTCGAGGGCACGCTGCGCGACCTGGCCGCCACCACCGACGTGCCGACCGCCCACTGGGTGGCCAAGTCGCTGGAGTACCGGCCGGGCGAGCTGTCCGGGACGGCTTTCCCGTGGTGGCCCGCGCTGCTGCTGACGCTGGCCGCGCTCGCCGGCGGCATCGGCTGTGTCCTGCTGCGCGCCGGTCTCGCCCGGCGCCCGCGGCTGCGGCACTGGCTGCGTCACCTCGTCGAGATGCTGATCGCGATGGTCGCCGGGATGGTGCTGCTCGGCCCGCTGTGGGGCGGCCTGACTCACGGCCGGCCGGTGGCGATGGCGCTGGCCATGGGGTTCGACATGGCGCTCGGGATGGCCGCCTGGATGGCGGTGCGCGGCCACGACCGGCGCATGATCGGCGAGATGGCGCTGGTGATGGTCGCGCCGTTCGTGCTGCTGGCACCGTTCGTCAGCGGCGCGGCGCTGATGACCGCCGGGCACACGCTGATGCTGGTCGCGATGGTGGCGCTGATGCTCGTCCGGTGGCGCCACTACTCCCAGGCGCCCACCTGGTCCCCGGTGTTCCGCCGCCGCACCGAGCAGCCGGTCACCAGCGGATGA
- a CDS encoding MBL fold metallo-hydrolase has product MSEYRLHTYTAAEAGLFVNSYLIEGAEGVVLVDANLLLSDIRALAARIEALHKPLLGVFVTHAHPDHFNGLPTVAGDDVPVFATAGVAETIAAIAEPKRAQWQPVYGAEWPDKHRVPDRWLSDGDVVQLGGLRFSVHAVGAAESHADSYLVLDDHAFIGDLAFHGVHPYTADGHTGDWLTALDHLATELDGKTLLPGHGAPGDVRMLADQRRYLMMYREVVARLAGGAPALTDAQREELTATMSRFLPGAPLTWMIGLGADAVAAELSAS; this is encoded by the coding sequence ATGAGCGAGTACCGCCTGCACACCTACACCGCTGCCGAAGCGGGCCTGTTCGTCAACAGCTACCTGATCGAGGGCGCCGAGGGGGTCGTGCTCGTCGACGCGAACCTGCTGCTGTCCGACATCCGCGCGCTCGCCGCCCGGATCGAGGCCCTGCACAAACCACTGCTCGGCGTCTTCGTCACGCACGCGCACCCGGACCACTTCAACGGCCTGCCGACCGTCGCCGGCGACGACGTCCCGGTGTTCGCCACCGCCGGCGTGGCCGAGACCATCGCCGCGATCGCCGAGCCGAAGCGGGCGCAGTGGCAGCCGGTGTACGGCGCGGAGTGGCCCGACAAGCACCGGGTCCCGGACCGCTGGCTGTCCGACGGTGACGTGGTGCAGCTGGGCGGCCTGCGGTTCAGCGTGCACGCCGTCGGCGCCGCGGAGAGCCACGCCGACTCCTACCTGGTCCTGGACGACCACGCGTTCATCGGTGACCTGGCGTTCCACGGGGTGCACCCGTACACCGCGGACGGGCACACCGGCGACTGGCTGACCGCGCTCGACCACCTCGCCACCGAGCTCGACGGCAAGACGCTGCTGCCCGGGCACGGCGCCCCCGGCGACGTGCGCATGCTGGCCGACCAGCGGCGTTACCTGATGATGTACCGGGAGGTGGTGGCCCGCCTGGCCGGTGGGGCGCCGGCGCTGACCGACGCGCAGCGCGAGGAGCTGACCGCGACGATGAGCCGGTTCCTGCCCGGTGCGCCGCTGACCTGGATGATCGGGCTGGGTGCCGACGCGGTCGCCGCGGAGCTGTCCGCGTCGTAG
- a CDS encoding ArsR/SmtB family transcription factor translates to MLRIHFTVADAMKVRVVVLGPLAELQLSLNRLQRPGEQRWFGRWRAPTVAGARTLSPDVGDLARFLAPTAGLVDLFTLVGPAEEHAEAVDRLCRAPAGPLRAEFSFAPVVAGVRSGWIGDFAHGDRAARERLSGALDEYHELAIMPYWPRIRALLDSERAARVDVMARHGLDAMLAGLAPTLHWKSPVLEVPGYLGVNRQGAGVVTEVHLGGRGLVLAPSLFTSSDPGLFTPWNDDPAVLLYPVSLDAAAALRLWRRCDESGEKALAGLLGGTRAAALRVIADGCTTSELAQRIGISPGGASQHATVLREAGLVVSRRHRNTVRHTLTGLGAGLLNAV, encoded by the coding sequence GTGCTGCGCATCCACTTCACGGTCGCCGATGCCATGAAGGTCCGGGTGGTCGTGCTGGGCCCGCTCGCCGAGCTGCAACTGAGCCTCAACCGGCTGCAACGGCCGGGGGAGCAGCGGTGGTTCGGCCGATGGCGGGCACCGACCGTGGCCGGCGCCCGGACGCTCTCCCCGGACGTCGGTGACCTGGCCCGCTTCCTCGCGCCGACGGCCGGCCTGGTCGACCTGTTCACCCTGGTCGGTCCGGCCGAGGAACACGCCGAGGCGGTCGACCGGCTGTGCCGCGCGCCGGCCGGGCCGCTGCGCGCCGAGTTCTCCTTCGCCCCGGTGGTGGCCGGGGTGCGGTCCGGCTGGATCGGCGACTTCGCGCACGGCGACCGGGCCGCGCGGGAGCGGCTGAGCGGCGCTCTGGACGAGTATCACGAGCTGGCGATCATGCCGTACTGGCCGCGGATCCGGGCCCTGCTCGACAGCGAGCGGGCGGCCCGGGTCGACGTGATGGCCCGGCACGGGCTGGACGCGATGCTGGCCGGGCTGGCCCCCACCCTGCACTGGAAGTCACCGGTGCTGGAGGTGCCCGGCTATCTCGGGGTCAACCGGCAGGGCGCCGGCGTGGTCACCGAGGTGCACCTGGGTGGCCGCGGCCTGGTGCTGGCGCCGTCGCTGTTCACCAGCTCCGACCCCGGCCTGTTCACCCCTTGGAACGACGATCCGGCGGTGCTGCTCTATCCGGTGAGCCTGGATGCCGCGGCGGCGTTGCGGCTGTGGCGCCGCTGCGACGAGTCCGGGGAGAAGGCCCTCGCCGGGTTGCTCGGCGGGACCCGGGCGGCGGCGCTGCGGGTGATCGCGGACGGCTGCACCACGTCGGAGCTGGCGCAGCGGATCGGGATCTCGCCGGGTGGGGCCAGCCAGCACGCGACGGTGCTGCGCGAGGCGGGGCTGGTGGTCAGCCGCCGCCATCGCAACACCGTGCGGCACACGCTCACCGGCCTGGGGGCCGGGCTGCTCAACGCCGTCTGA
- a CDS encoding DUF4253 domain-containing protein yields the protein MIDLPPTVPLFTTPSGVEVVGFPAAGDDALRWWERLRAEYPASGLWPLLMEEDTPEYLADSYTYATVDESLAQAYALDGSKLLVPDFVDEGEWPSEPERPGFGLPYFRSGQPAQVTVALVPAAEPWLVPVVLHYGGWNKYPSPGEHAAIMRYWQERYGAELVVLTGTTVEYAVARPPLTRPDALALAGRYRAYNDGEYDLYGAEHLTDLAAGLLGAQVWRMWWD from the coding sequence ATGATCGATCTGCCGCCGACGGTTCCGCTGTTCACCACCCCGTCCGGGGTGGAGGTCGTCGGGTTCCCGGCGGCCGGGGACGACGCGCTGCGCTGGTGGGAGCGGCTGCGGGCGGAGTACCCGGCGAGCGGGCTGTGGCCGCTGCTGATGGAGGAGGACACCCCGGAGTATCTGGCGGATTCCTACACGTACGCGACGGTGGACGAGTCGCTGGCGCAGGCGTACGCCCTCGACGGGTCGAAGCTGCTGGTCCCCGACTTCGTCGACGAGGGGGAGTGGCCGTCCGAGCCGGAGCGGCCCGGGTTCGGCCTGCCGTATTTCCGCAGCGGGCAGCCGGCGCAGGTGACGGTGGCGCTGGTCCCGGCGGCCGAGCCGTGGCTGGTGCCGGTGGTGCTGCACTACGGCGGCTGGAACAAGTATCCGAGCCCGGGCGAGCACGCCGCGATCATGCGGTACTGGCAGGAGCGCTACGGCGCGGAGCTGGTGGTGCTGACCGGCACGACCGTCGAGTACGCGGTCGCCCGCCCGCCGCTGACCAGGCCGGACGCGCTGGCCCTGGCCGGGCGGTACCGCGCCTACAACGACGGGGAGTACGACCTGTACGGCGCCGAGCACCTCACCGATCTCGCGGCCGGGCTGCTCGGGGCGCAGGTCTGGCGGATGTGGTGGGACTGA
- a CDS encoding cysteine desulfurase-like protein: protein MSVDVTALRGHFPSLSHGLAFFDGPGGTQTPQPVADAIVATLTGPLSNRGAVSVSELNAERAVAEFRAAYADLLGVRPEGVVHGRSATQLTYDFARHLAKSWRPGDEIVVSRLDHDSNVRPWIQQAERAGVAVHWIEFDTGSTELDLDSLRRVLSSRTRLVAVTAASNLVGTVPPVRQVADLAHEAGALVYVDGVHYAAHHRVDVAELGADLFVCSPYKFLGPHCGVLAGAPELLETIAPDKLLPSPDTVPERFEFGTLPYEILAGATAAVDFLAGIDPGTGSTRRDRLTNSLASVHEHESALRRRVEDGLRELGDEVTVYSRAAERTPTLLMSFAGRDARDAQVHLAGRGVLAPAGSFYAYEPFAAMKLEAPALRVGVAPYTTAEEVDRLLAGLAAFL, encoded by the coding sequence ATGAGCGTCGACGTCACCGCCCTGCGCGGGCACTTCCCGTCCCTGTCCCACGGGCTCGCGTTCTTCGACGGCCCGGGCGGGACACAGACCCCGCAGCCGGTCGCCGACGCGATCGTGGCGACGCTGACCGGGCCGCTGTCCAACCGCGGCGCGGTCAGTGTCTCCGAGCTGAACGCGGAGCGCGCCGTCGCCGAGTTCCGGGCCGCCTACGCCGATCTTCTCGGCGTGCGCCCGGAGGGCGTCGTGCACGGGCGCAGCGCCACCCAGCTCACCTACGACTTCGCCCGGCACCTGGCGAAAAGCTGGCGACCCGGCGACGAGATCGTGGTCAGCCGGCTCGACCACGACAGCAACGTGCGCCCGTGGATCCAGCAGGCCGAGCGGGCCGGCGTCGCGGTCCACTGGATCGAGTTCGACACCGGCAGCACCGAGCTGGACCTGGACTCGCTGCGCCGGGTGCTGTCGTCGCGGACCCGGCTGGTCGCGGTGACCGCCGCGTCCAACCTGGTCGGCACGGTGCCGCCGGTGCGCCAGGTCGCCGACCTGGCCCACGAGGCCGGGGCTCTGGTGTACGTCGACGGCGTGCACTACGCGGCCCACCACCGGGTGGACGTGGCCGAGCTGGGCGCCGACCTGTTCGTCTGCTCGCCCTACAAGTTCCTCGGCCCGCACTGCGGGGTGCTCGCCGGCGCGCCGGAGCTGCTGGAGACCATCGCGCCGGACAAACTTCTGCCCTCGCCCGACACCGTCCCGGAACGCTTCGAGTTCGGCACCCTGCCCTACGAGATCCTGGCCGGCGCCACCGCCGCGGTCGACTTCCTGGCCGGGATCGACCCGGGCACCGGGTCCACCCGCCGGGACCGGCTGACGAACTCGCTGGCCTCGGTGCACGAGCACGAGTCGGCACTGCGCCGGCGGGTCGAGGACGGCCTGCGCGAGCTGGGCGACGAGGTGACCGTGTATTCGCGGGCCGCCGAGCGCACCCCGACGCTGCTGATGAGTTTCGCCGGCCGCGACGCCCGGGACGCGCAGGTCCACCTGGCCGGCCGGGGCGTGCTGGCGCCGGCCGGCTCGTTCTACGCCTACGAGCCGTTCGCGGCGATGAAGCTGGAAGCGCCCGCGCTGCGGGTGGGCGTGGCCCCTTACACCACCGCCGAGGAGGTGGACCGGCTGCTCGCCGGCCTCGCCGCGTTCCTCTGA
- a CDS encoding tetratricopeptide repeat protein, producing the protein MTAAPTPVDVAFALLREGRLVDAENVMTREVQAATVRHGAGSPAWASAQCDLGNVLLNADQLDRAVECFRQAASAPPRDHESHKDQLTYRLNLGMALRFADRLDEAERELRQGVRERLAFYGREHAGYAFGLEPLADLLLHRGNHAEARQVVEEAVQNLWSNGHERVASALALRAMIVHASDSTDPVFVGFPQLPDEVVEQIAHAVLQAVDHGEPASKDLVALLVAAVEERLGPDHQATLNALSVQANLGQDLGDQADRVEAIERVLASYDRQGRPEEAVMAALGLAMAQGDAGDPDAALRTYESAYARAERVGRPELQSQVLRNWGLALRDAGRSGPAEQRLTEAVTQARRGADHETVGRAGVALGLFLQHEERLPEARTVLEETLPLLGPAHPDAIVGRSHLGAVLEGRTCGCGDMAGTIAEAFREFVLTRLPADLLADLEVAIVDDDFKINVELRREPAEDELDRLNAVFQSAHAEFRRRLTEPRYTG; encoded by the coding sequence GTGACTGCAGCCCCCACCCCGGTCGATGTCGCCTTCGCCCTGCTGCGCGAGGGCCGGCTGGTCGACGCGGAGAACGTGATGACCCGCGAGGTGCAGGCCGCCACCGTGCGGCACGGCGCCGGCAGCCCGGCCTGGGCGTCCGCCCAGTGCGACCTGGGCAACGTGCTGCTCAACGCCGATCAGCTGGACCGCGCCGTCGAGTGCTTCCGGCAGGCCGCCTCGGCGCCGCCGCGCGACCACGAGTCACACAAGGACCAGCTGACGTACCGGTTGAACCTGGGCATGGCGCTGCGCTTCGCCGACCGGCTCGACGAGGCCGAGCGGGAGCTGCGCCAGGGCGTACGGGAGCGGCTCGCGTTCTACGGCCGGGAGCACGCCGGGTACGCGTTCGGCCTGGAACCCCTCGCCGACCTGCTGCTGCACCGCGGCAACCACGCCGAGGCCCGCCAGGTCGTCGAGGAGGCCGTGCAGAACCTGTGGAGCAACGGCCACGAGCGGGTCGCCTCGGCGCTCGCGCTGCGGGCCATGATCGTGCACGCCTCCGACTCCACCGACCCGGTCTTCGTCGGTTTCCCCCAGCTGCCCGACGAGGTCGTCGAGCAGATCGCGCACGCCGTCCTGCAAGCCGTCGACCATGGCGAACCGGCGTCGAAAGACCTGGTCGCCCTGCTGGTCGCCGCCGTCGAGGAGCGCCTCGGCCCGGACCACCAGGCCACCCTCAACGCCCTGTCGGTGCAGGCCAACCTGGGGCAGGACCTGGGCGACCAGGCCGACCGGGTGGAGGCGATCGAGCGGGTGCTGGCGTCCTACGACCGGCAGGGCCGGCCGGAGGAGGCGGTCATGGCGGCGCTCGGGCTGGCCATGGCCCAGGGCGACGCCGGCGACCCGGACGCCGCGCTGCGCACCTACGAGTCGGCGTACGCCCGCGCCGAGCGGGTCGGCCGCCCCGAGTTGCAGAGCCAGGTGCTGCGCAACTGGGGCCTCGCGCTGCGCGACGCCGGCCGGTCCGGCCCCGCCGAGCAGCGGCTGACCGAGGCGGTGACGCAGGCCCGCCGCGGCGCCGACCACGAGACGGTCGGCCGGGCCGGGGTCGCGCTCGGGCTGTTCCTCCAGCACGAGGAGCGGCTGCCGGAGGCTCGCACGGTGCTGGAGGAGACGCTGCCGCTGCTCGGCCCGGCCCACCCGGACGCGATCGTCGGGCGCAGCCACCTCGGCGCGGTGCTGGAGGGACGGACCTGCGGCTGCGGCGACATGGCCGGCACGATCGCCGAGGCGTTCCGCGAGTTCGTGCTCACCCGGCTCCCGGCCGACCTGCTGGCCGACCTGGAGGTGGCGATCGTCGACGACGACTTCAAAATCAACGTCGAGCTGCGACGCGAGCCGGCCGAGGACGAGCTGGACCGCCTCAACGCCGTCTTCCAGTCCGCGCACGCCGAGTTCCGCCGCCGTCTCACCGAGCCGCGCTACACCGGATGA